DNA sequence from the Longimicrobiaceae bacterium genome:
GTTGAATGGTTCAAATGCGACCGCTTAGGGACTGATGATCTACCGTTTGCGATTCGAGACCGCAAGAGCATGTGATATGGGCGACGGGTTCAGTCTGCGTCCAGCCCCGCAGCCTCGGCAGCAAGCCGCGCGGCGCCGGACCAGTCGATGTCGCCGTGGCCTTGGGCGACGCCGGTGAGCAGGCGGTCGCGGAGGGCGCTGGCAATGGGCATGGGGACGGCGGCGTCACCCGCGGCGGCGAGGACGAGGCCCATGTCCTTGAGACCGAGCTTGAGCTTGAAGCCCGCGGGTTCGTACCTCTGCGCCGCAATCTGCTTGGCGTAGTTCTCGAAGATGGGGCCGCGGAGGAGCGAACCGCCCAGGATTTCCAGCAGCGTGTCGGCCTCCACGTCCTGCTTGCGGCCGAAAGCGAACGCCTCGCCCAGCGCGCCGATGACGGAGGCGATCAGGAAGTTGCCGGCGAGCTTCACCACGTTGGCGGCGGCGGGATCGGTGCCGGCCACGAACGTCTCCTGCGCCATCGCGGCGAAGAGCGGGCGGCAGAGGTCGATGTCTTCGGCGGCGCCTGCAGCGACTACGCGGAGCTTGGTGGCCTCTGCCGCATCCGGGCGGCCGAAGACGGGGGCGGAGACGTAGCGCTGCCCGCGCGTGCGGTGCGCGTCTGCCAGCATGCGCGACAGCTCCACGCTGATGGTGCTCATGGAGACGTGCACGGCGCCCTCGGCCAACGCATCGTCGAAACCGTCTTCGCCGAAAACCACGTCCTCCACTGCATGGTCGTCGGCGAGCATGGTGATCACGACCTCGGCGCCTTCCGCGGCGGCAGCCGGCGTGTCCGCGGTGCGGGCGCCGTCTTTCGCCAACTCGTCGGCCTTGCTGCGCGTGCGGTTGTACGCGGCGACGTCGTGCCCGGCGCGGACGAGGTTGCGCGCCATCGGCATGCCCATGCTTCCCAGCCCCACGAATCCCACTCGCATCCGCATCTCCCGTAAGCAGTTGCCACGCACCCGGCGCACCGCCCGCCCGCGCGGAGACGCACCAGCTGCGTGATCGTTGTGTCGGACAGCCCGGCGCGAATTCCCATTCGGAAGCGCGCAGCACCCGCGTGGAGCGTGCCAGCGATGCACGTGCCCCGAACACGCGATTCCGTGCCGCGGGTTTATCTCGCGGCTGATCGGCCTGCGGACAGTCCGCATCGGCAGAAGCGGTGCGGGTGACGACGTCAGCGGCTTGCGCCCGTGTTCCGATCGACCTCGCCGCATCTCCAGAAACGACAAAGCCGGTCCCTGCTGCTGCCAGGGACCGGCTTCGTACATCTACCGAATGCGCCGTCTACCGCGCGATGGACTGGAGGTGGCGGACGGCGAGGGCGTAGGCGGCCAGGGGGACCGTCTCGGACTCCTTGAGCTCGGCGAGGAGGTCGCGGTAGGCGCGGATCTCACGCGCGCGGTCGCTCTCCAGCTTTCGCACGGCGGCCTCCACGTCGCCGCCCTCGGCGCCGGAGAGGACGAGCGCGGCGATGGCGCGCTGGGCGCGGGAGACGTCCTCGGCCAGCGCCTGCGCGTACCTACGCTCCCACGGGTCGTCGCCCGCGGCGGTGCGCAGGCCCTCGCGGAGCCGCGCGGTGCCGAAGCGCTCGCTCACGGCGTAGTACGCGCGGGCCGTGCGCAGCTCCTCGGTGCCCGCGGCGCGGGAGAGGTGCAGCATCTCCAGAAGCTGCGGCAGGAAGCGCAGGGTGATGAGGCGCTCGCCCAGCTTGCGCTCCACACCCTGGTCCTGAAGCTCGCCAAGGCGTGACAGGAAGAGCGCCCGGTCCTCGCCCGCCACGAACTTGGCGAAGTTGCCGCGCAGCGTGGCGAGCCCGGCGCGCGCCTCCTCCACCACGGCGTCCGTCTCCGCATCGGGCGCCACGTTGCCCAGGACCCAGTGCGTGGTCGCCTCCAGGACGCGGCCCAGGCCAAGCAGCCAACGGTACACCGTGTCGCTCGGATAGCGGCCTTCCAGCTTCTCCAGGTCGGCGCGAATCTCCGGGGCGCCGGAGATGCGGCTCGCCACCAACCACGCGCGGACGACGGTGGGGATGTCGCTGCCCGCATCGCGCGAGATGCGGTGCAGGAAGGCGCTGCCCATCAGGTTCACGAGGTCGTTGACCAGCTCGGTGGTCACGATCTCGCGCCGCAGCCGGTGCTCGGCAAGGCGCTTGGGCTCGGCGGCCTGCACCGCGGCGGCGGGAAAGTAGCCCACGAGGTACGGGTGCGTGGCCGCGTCGTCCGGCACGGGCGAGGCGAGCAGCGCCGCCTTGGCCTGGAGCTTGGCGTGCGCCAGCAGCACGCTAAGCGACGGGCGCGTCAGCCCCTGGCCGCGGCTGTCGCGCAGCTCCTCGGCGCGGGGGAAGCCCTCCGCCGCGCGATCCAGCCGGTGCTCCGCCTCCAGCGAAGAGATGAGGGCGGCGAAGTCGTCCACCGCTTCCTTGGACCGCTGCTCGTCGAGCGAGACGGCGAGCGACTGGCCGACGTTGTTGCGCAGGACGAGGTCCGACACCTGGTCGGTCATGGACTCGAGCAGGCGGTTGCGCCCGTCCTCGTCCATCTCCCCGTCGGTGACCACGCGGTTGAGGAGGATCTTGAGGTTCACCTCGTGGTCCGACATGTCCACGCCAGCCGAGTTGTCCAGCGCGTCGGTGTTGATGCGGCCCCCGCGGTGCGCGAACGCGATGCGGCCGCGCTGCGTGAAGCCCAGGTTGCCGCCCTCGCCCACCACCTTGCACCGAAGCTCGTCGGCGTTGACGCGCACCGGGTCGTTCGTGGTGTCGCCCGCGTCGGCGTGGGTCTCGTCGCGGTCCTTCACGTAAGTGCCGATGCCGCCGTTCCACAGCAGCTCCACCGGCGCCGTGAGCACCGCGCGAATCAGCCCTTCGCCGTCCAGCCGCTCCACGCCGGCGGGGATGCCCAGCGCCTTGCGCACCTCGGGCGTGATCTCGATCTCCTTGCTGCCGCGCGGCACGATCATGCCGCCGGGCGAGAGCAGGGCGCGGTCGTAGTCCTCCCAGCTGGACCGCGGCAGCGCGAACATCCGCTTCCGTTCGGCGAACGACGGGGCGGGCTGCGGGTCCGGATCGAGGAAGATGTGGCGGTGGTCGAAGGCGGCCACCAGGCGGATCTTCTCGGACAGCAGCATGCCGTTGCCGAACACGTCCCCGCTCATGTCGCCCACGCCGGCCACGGTGAACGGCGTGGCCTGGATGTCCTTGCCCATCTCGCGGAAGTGCCGCTTCACGCACTCCCACGCGCCGCGGGCGGTGATGCCCTCCTCCTTGTGGTCGTACCCCTGCGAGCCGCCGGACGCGAACGCATCGCCCAGCCAGAAGCCGTACTCCGCCGCCACGCCGTTCGCCACGTCGGAGAGGTGCGCCGTGCCCTTGTCCGCCGCGACGACGAGATAGGGGTCGTCGCCGTCCAGCCGCTTCACGCCGGCCGGCGGCACGA
Encoded proteins:
- a CDS encoding NAD(P)-dependent oxidoreductase, with the protein product MRVGFVGLGSMGMPMARNLVRAGHDVAAYNRTRSKADELAKDGARTADTPAAAAEGAEVVITMLADDHAVEDVVFGEDGFDDALAEGAVHVSMSTISVELSRMLADAHRTRGQRYVSAPVFGRPDAAEATKLRVVAAGAAEDIDLCRPLFAAMAQETFVAGTDPAAANVVKLAGNFLIASVIGALGEAFAFGRKQDVEADTLLEILGGSLLRGPIFENYAKQIAAQRYEPAGFKLKLGLKDMGLVLAAAGDAAVPMPIASALRDRLLTGVAQGHGDIDWSGAARLAAEAAGLDAD